One Novosphingobium sp. G106 DNA segment encodes these proteins:
- a CDS encoding high-potential iron-sulfur protein, with amino-acid sequence MESDRRRFLAFAGLSPLVLLGAGNALAQSAPCYSPEALTFSQKSRRRSLGFMDVAVDPKRRCGGCNFFTAGEGGCGNCQMLGGAPVTANSSCSSFAPRS; translated from the coding sequence ATGGAAAGTGATCGACGCCGCTTTCTGGCGTTCGCGGGGCTCTCGCCGTTAGTCCTGCTAGGAGCAGGAAATGCGCTGGCTCAATCGGCACCTTGTTATTCGCCCGAAGCACTGACATTTAGCCAGAAGAGCCGACGGCGCTCGCTCGGATTTATGGATGTGGCAGTTGATCCCAAGCGCCGCTGCGGCGGCTGCAATTTCTTCACTGCCGGAGAGGGTGGATGCGGCAATTGTCAAATGTTGGGCGGTGCTCCTGTGACCGCGAACAGCTCGTGTTCATCCTTCGCGCCCCGGTCATGA
- a CDS encoding VOC family protein, which yields MRWMLAAVAISMVSPASAEQATPDFTAALMSVVIRTAEPQRELTFYRDTLGMRLSMERDLGAKHEHMLSFGGDAAQPGILLVSATPASGESKVKGQGSTRIILRISNLDALAARLDRAGFVHSPIHDVGQGFRVMTASDPDQNYLELVQGNLVK from the coding sequence ATGAGATGGATGTTGGCCGCGGTGGCAATATCGATGGTATCACCCGCCTCAGCTGAGCAGGCGACGCCCGATTTTACCGCAGCGCTCATGTCCGTGGTCATAAGGACTGCCGAACCCCAGCGCGAGCTGACATTTTATCGCGATACGCTCGGCATGAGGCTGTCAATGGAACGCGATCTCGGCGCGAAACACGAACACATGCTGAGCTTCGGCGGGGATGCGGCACAGCCTGGAATTCTCTTGGTGAGCGCCACTCCGGCTTCAGGCGAAAGCAAGGTCAAGGGCCAGGGCAGCACGCGAATCATATTACGAATATCGAACCTTGATGCCCTCGCCGCACGTCTTGACCGGGCCGGATTCGTGCACAGTCCGATCCATGATGTCGGCCAGGGATTTCGCGTGATGACCGCGTCGGACCCAGACCAAAATTACCTCGAACTCGTGCAAGGCAACCTTGTCAAATAG
- a CDS encoding TetR/AcrR family transcriptional regulator — protein sequence MERRKTRVRTVAERLFARHGYEDTTVSAIAKKSHVCSRTIHKHIGNKDEIFRQAVLAMSTLSMPDPLRDFSGSLSESLAHAAQYCYDTTRQARTVDLIRLLIAESGRFPDLMSQVATEIFTRLQGNLSVLFQQLAAQKVIPHGDHDQSAELFVDLLLGNQTVMFYFGWLPSPPTKTDIKVKVDLFIRGRFGPQ from the coding sequence ATGGAACGGCGAAAGACCCGCGTCAGGACTGTCGCCGAACGATTGTTCGCAAGACACGGATATGAAGACACCACCGTTTCTGCGATTGCGAAGAAGTCCCATGTTTGCAGCAGAACGATCCACAAGCATATTGGCAACAAAGACGAAATCTTCCGTCAGGCAGTCTTGGCCATGTCGACGCTTTCCATGCCCGACCCTTTACGGGATTTCTCGGGTAGCCTGTCCGAATCACTAGCCCATGCCGCCCAATATTGCTACGATACTACACGCCAGGCAAGAACAGTTGATCTAATACGCTTGCTTATTGCAGAAAGTGGGCGGTTTCCTGACTTGATGAGCCAGGTGGCTACGGAAATTTTCACCCGACTGCAGGGCAACCTTTCCGTTCTCTTTCAGCAATTGGCTGCTCAAAAAGTGATTCCTCACGGTGATCACGATCAGTCTGCCGAACTGTTTGTCGACCTTTTGCTCGGAAATCAGACCGTGATGTTCTACTTCGGTTGGCTGCCCAGCCCGCCTACGAAGACAGACATCAAGGTGAAGGTAGACCTTTTCATCCGCGGACGATTCGGACCACAGTGA
- a CDS encoding TetR/AcrR family transcriptional regulator — protein MTTVAVGSRAAQKQATRRRILDLAAQIIGEKGYYGFSLHDLAQRCGLTNGGLLYHFASKDSLLVAVLRDRDTKNAEAIMAEFGHDKAVYEDLDVLIKTLHAIAVRASRQPELVRLFAMLQGEALSPEHPAYSFFEDRDAALQAGFTAMVAPHVCDPQATACQLLAMLSGLEMIWLKANCSLDLVELWDRSLALLLPAPSSRD, from the coding sequence ATGACGACAGTAGCAGTTGGTAGCCGCGCGGCTCAAAAGCAGGCCACCCGTCGCCGCATCCTGGACCTAGCTGCCCAGATAATTGGCGAGAAGGGCTATTACGGCTTTAGCCTGCACGATCTAGCCCAACGTTGCGGGCTCACGAACGGCGGCCTGCTCTACCATTTTGCTTCCAAGGATTCGTTGTTGGTCGCAGTGCTGCGGGATCGCGACACCAAAAATGCCGAGGCCATCATGGCGGAATTCGGCCACGACAAAGCCGTGTATGAAGATCTCGACGTACTGATTAAGACCCTGCACGCGATCGCGGTGCGCGCGAGCCGACAGCCCGAACTCGTTCGATTGTTCGCGATGCTGCAGGGTGAGGCCCTAAGTCCCGAGCACCCCGCGTATTCCTTTTTTGAAGATCGAGATGCTGCATTGCAAGCCGGCTTCACGGCGATGGTTGCGCCTCATGTGTGCGATCCTCAAGCAACGGCCTGCCAGCTTTTAGCCATGCTTTCCGGCCTGGAGATGATCTGGCTGAAGGCGAATTGCAGCCTTGACCTTGTCGAGCTGTGGGATCGATCGCTTGCTTTGCTGCTGCCGGCGCCCAGCTCCCGCGATTAG